A single region of the Brassica rapa cultivar Chiifu-401-42 chromosome A03, CAAS_Brap_v3.01, whole genome shotgun sequence genome encodes:
- the LOC103859412 gene encoding T-complex protein 1 subunit eta: MASMMQPQIILLKEGTDTSQGKAQLLSNINAVTAVGDVLRTTLGPRGMDKLIHDDKGSVTISNDGATIMKLLDIVHPAAKILVDIAKSQDSEVGDGTTTVVLLAAEFLKEAKPFVEDGVHSQNLIRSYRTASTLAIEKVKELVVSIEGKSVEEKKGMLAKCAATTLSSKLIGGEKEFFATMVVDAVMAIGDDDRLNLIGIKKVPGGNMRDSFLVDGVAFKKTFSYAGFEQQPKKFLNPKILLLNIELELKSEKENAEIRLSDPSQYQSIVDAEWNIIYDKLDKCVESGAKVVLSRLAIGDLATQYFADRDIFCAGRVAEEDLNRVAAAAGGTVQTSVNNIIPEVLGTCEIFEEKQVGGERFNIFSGCPSGRTATIVLRGGADQFIEEAERSLHDAIMIVRRAVKNSTVVPGGGAIDMEVSKYLRQHSRTIAGKSQLFINSYAKALEVIPRQLCDNAGFDATDVLNKLRQKHAMQSGEGASYGVDINTGGIADSYANFVWEPAVVKINAINAATEAACLILSVDETVKNPKSESAQGDAAAGAMGRGRGGGGGRGRGMRRR, from the exons ATGGCGTCGATGATG CAACCGCAAATCATACTGCTCAAGGAAGGCACAGACACTTCCCAGGGGAAAGCGCAGCTACTGAGCAACATCAACGCCGTCACTGCCGTCGGCGATGTGCTTCGAACCACTCTGGGTCCACGAGGGATGGACAAGCTCATCCACGACGATAAGGGATCCGTCACCATCTCCAACGACGGCGCTACCATCATGAAGCTCCTCGACATTGTCCATCCCGCCGCTAAGATCCTCGTAGATATCGCCAAATCGCAAGATTCCGAG GTTGGTGATGGGACAACTACGGTTGTTCTTCTTGCTGCTGAGTTTTTGAAGGAGGCTAAGCCGTTTGTTGAGGACGGTGTTCACTCCCAGAATCTGATTAGGAGTTATCGCACTGCAAGCACTTTG GCAATTGAGAAAGTTAAAGAACTTGTTGTTAGCATCGAGGGTAAAAGTGTTGAGGAGAAGAAAGGTATGTTGGCTAAATGTGCTGCTACCACTCTTTCCTCTAAGCTTATTGGTGGAGAAAAAGAGTTCTTTGCTACTATGGTTGTTGATGCTGTTATGGCCATTGGGGATGACGACAGGCTAAATTTGATCGGAATCAAAAAG GTTCCTGGTGGTAACATGCGAGACTCTTTCCTAGTTGATGGTGTGGCTTTCAAAAAGACATTCTCATATGCGGGTTTTGAACAACAGCCAAAGAAGTTTCTTAATCCCAAAATCCTCTTGCTTAACATCGAATTGGAGTTGAAATCTGAGAAGGAAAACGCTGAGATTAG ACTGTCAGATCCGTCACAGTACCAGTCTATAGTTGATGCAGAATGGAATATCATTTATGACAAGCTAGACAAATGTGTCGAAAGTGGAGCTAAAGTTGTTCTTTCTCGGTTGGCTATTGGTGATCTAGCTACTCAG TATTTTGCCGATCGTGATATTTTCTGCGCTGGCCGTGTAGCAGAAGAAGATCTTAACCGCGTGGCTGCTGCGGCTGGAGGAACAGTTCAGACAAGTGTTAACAATATAATACCCGAG GTTCTCGGAACTTGTGAGATATTTGAGGAAAAACAAGTTGGTGGGGAGAGGTTTAACATATTCAGTGGTTGTCCTTCAGGACGTACAGCTACTATTGTCCTCCGTGGTGGAGCTGATCAG TTCATCGAAGAAGCTGAGCGTAGTTTACATGATGCGATTATGATAGTGAGAAGAGCCGTGAAGAACTCAACTGTTGTTCCTGGAGGTGGAGCGATAGAT ATGGAGGTAAGCAAGTACCTGAGGCAGCATTCAAGAACAATTGCTGGGAAATCACAGCTTTTCATCAACTCGTATGCAAAGGCCTTGGAG GTTATTCCACGGCAATTGTGTGACAATGCTGGATTTGATGCAACGGATGTCCTGAATAAGTTAAGACAAAAACACGCCATGCAAAGCG GTGAAGGAGCTTCTTATGGAGTGGACATTAACACTGGTGGAATCGCTGATTCCTATGCTAACTTTGTCTGGGAACCAGCAGTTGTTAAG ATTAATGCCATAAACGCTGCGACTGAAGCAGCTTGCCTTATTCTTAGCGTGGACGAAACTGTGAAGAACCCTaaa TCTGAGAGCGCACAGGGAGACGCTGCCGCAGGTGCTATGGGAAGAGGACGCGGTGGAGGTGGAGGTCGTGGCCGTGGTATGAGGAGGCGataa
- the LOC103859414 gene encoding amino acid transporter ANT1: MAANGDDASLPLIKPPPSAATGDRTSAIQTLGNIIVSIVGTGVLGLPYAFRIAGWFAGSLGVIIVGFATYYCMLLLIQCRDKLESEEGQEESKTYGDLGYKCMGTKGRYLTEFLIFTAQCGGSVAYLVFIGRNMSSIFTSYGLSMVSFILILVPIEVALSWITSLSALSPFSIFADICNIIAMCFVVKENVEMVIEGDFSFGDRTAVSSTIGGLPFAGGVAVFCFEGFAMTLALENSMKDREAFPKLLAKVLAGITFVYVLFGFCGYMAYGDETKDIITLNLPKNWSAIAVQIGLCVGLTFTFPIMVHPLNEIIEQKLKRVDWLQKHNHNYSNETSSVSKYVIFTTRTLLVVGLAAIASLVPGFGTFASLVGSTLCALISFVLPASYHLTLLGPSLSLWSKSVDVFIVICGLLFAVYGTYNTIVGV; the protein is encoded by the exons ATGGCTGCGAACGGTGATGATGCATCTCTCCCTCTAATAAAACCTCCACCGTCTGCAGCGACGGGAGATAGAACATCTGCTATTCAGACGCTAGGGAACATTATCGTCTCCATCGTCGGTACAGGCGTCCTTGGACTCCCTTACGCGTTCCGCATCGCAGGATGGTTTGCTGGATCACTTGGTGTCATTATCGTTGGATTCGCTACCTATTACTGCATGCTCCTTCTC attcaATGCAGAGACAAGCTAGAATCGGAAGAAGGACAAGAAGAATCCAAAACGTACGGTGACTTAGGATACAAATGCATGGGAACAAAAGGTCGTTACCTAACCGAGTTCCTCATATTCACCGCTCAGTGCGGTGGATCAGTAGCCTATCTAGTCTTCATAGGCCGGAACATGTCTTCCATCTTCACATCATACGGTTTAAGCATGGTCTCATTCATCTTGATCCTAGTTCCAATCGAAGTTGCGTTGTCATGGATCACTTCTCTATCGGCCCTCTCGCCTTTCAGCATTTTTGCCGATATATGCAACATCATAGCCATGTGTTTCGTCGTGAAAGAAAACGTGGAGATGGTGATCGAAGGAGACTTCTCGTTTGGTGATAGAACGGCTGTTTCGTCTACCATTGGAGGTTTGCCGTTTGCTGGAGGTGTTGCTGTGTTTTGTTTCGAGGGGTTTGCGATGACGTTGGCTCTTGAGAATTCTATGAAGGATAGAGAGGCTTTCCCTAAGTTGTTGGCTAAAGTGCTTGCTGGGATTACGTTTGTTTATGTGTTGTTTGGGTTCTGTGGTTATATGGCTTATGGAGATGAAACAAAGGATATTATAACGCTTAACCTCCCAAAGAATTGGTCTGCCATTGCCGTGCAG ATTGGTTTATGTGTGGGATTGACGTTTACGTTCCCGATCATGGTACATCCGCTTAACGAGATCATAGAGCAGAAGCTGAAAAGGGTAGATTGGCTTCAAAAACATAATCATAACTACAGCAACgagacaagttcggtttctaaaTATGTGATCTTCACCACGAGGACGCTTTTGGTGGTAGGACTGGCTGCAATAGCGTCATTAGTCCCGGGGTTTGGTACATTTGCATCTCTGGTTGGAAGTACTCTGTGTGCACTCATATCATTCGTGTTGCCGGCTTCTTATCACCTCACGCTGCTCGGTCCATCGCTAAGTCTATGGAGCAAATCTGTTGATGTGTTCATCGTGATTTGTGGGCTGCTCTTTGCTGTTTATGGAACATACAACACAATCGTTGGAGTGTAA
- the LOC103859413 gene encoding E3 ubiquitin-protein ligase PUB24, producing MDHEDEEIEIPNYFICPISLDIMKDPVIAVSGITYDRESIDKWLEKVSSCPVTKQPLSSDSDLTPNHTLRRLIQHWCVENATLGVVRIPTPRIPPGKPNVVEEIKNLKKFGDEALAREDTLRKLEVLAMEGETNRRLMHEGGVHRLLILFVVKCTRKEEEEEEAQRRIKVQLDESLRLLHMIGVPLNDARTILMENDQILESLSLVLNQQNFLNKAYTIVLLRNLTENTSSHIVERLNPEILKGIIGFLKEVVSSFNRTSPNVSDTAQSSNPRVRNKVHSKLDYNLVIKQAVTAALMILLETSSWSRNKHILIELGAVSQLIELEISSTGEKRATELVLGVLSRLCCCTNGRAEILAHGGGLAIVTKRLFGVSIAADDRALFILSTVSKLSPEKAVVEEMVCVGTVEKLCTVLRVDCGLSLKEKAKEILSDHFDELKKFPCIDVRLLTKFISSSHEDLLAEFYSKLNV from the exons ATGGATCATGAAGATGAGGAGATAGAGATCCCTAATTACTTCATCTGCCCAATTTCACTAGACATTATGAAAGATCCAGTCATAGCCGTTTCTGGCATCACTTACGACCGTGAAAGCATAGATAAATGGCTTGAGAAGGTCTCTTCTTGTCCCGTGACGAAGCAGCCTCTTTCTTCTGACTCCGACCTTACGCCTAACCATACGCTTCGCCGTCTTATCCAACATTGGTGCGTGGAGAATGCGACGCTTGGTGTTGTTAGAATCCCTACGCCTAGAATTCCTCCGGGGAAGCCTAACGTAGTCGAGGAGATCAAAAATCTCAAAAAGTTTGGAGACGAAG CATTAGCAAGAGAAGATACGTTGAGGAAGCTAGAAGTTTTGGCTATGGAGGGAGAGACAAATAGGAGACTGATGCATGAAGGAGGCGTACATAGGTTATTGATATTGTTCGTAGTCAAGTGTACccgtaaagaagaagaagaagaagaggcacAACGTCGTATCAAAGTGCAGCTAGATGAGTCTTTACGTCTTCTTCACATGATCGGTGTTCCATTAAACGACGCAAGAACAATCTTGATGGAAAACGATCAGATCTTGGAATCATTGAGTTTGGTtctaaaccaacaaaacttcctCAACAAAGCTTACACAATCGTGCTTTTGAGGAATCTAACTGAAAACACTTCCTCTCATATCGTGGAGAGATTGAATCCCGAGATTTTAAAAGGGATCATAGGTTTCCTCAAGGAAGTAGTAAGTAGTTTCAACCGAACTAGCCCTAACGTGAGTGACACGGCGCAGTCATCAAACCCTAGAGTGAGAAACAAGGTACATTCAAAACTTGATTATAACTTGGTTATTAAACAAGCTGTGACCGCCGCGCTGATGATTCTTCTAGAGACCTCTTCGTGGAGCCGCAACAAACACATCCTTATTGAACTCGGTGCTGTTTCCCAACTCATCGAACTCGAGATAAGCTCAACTGGCGAGAAGAGAGCCACGGAGCTTGTGTTAGGAGTCTTGTCTCGTCTATGTTGTTGTACAAACGGTAGAGCCGAGATTCTTGCTCATGGAGGTGGACTCGCTATAGTGACAAAACGGTTGTTTGGAGTTTCGATTGCAGCTGACGATAGAGCTCTCTTTATCCTAAGCACGGTGTCTAAATTGTCTCCGGAGAAGGCCGTGGTGGAAGAGATGGTTTGCGTTGGGACGGTGGAGAAGCTTTGTACCGTTCTGAGAGTGGACTGTGGTTTGAGTTTGAAAGAGAAAGCTAAAGAGATACTTAGTGATCATTTTGATGAGTTGAAGAAGTTTCCATGCATTGACGTAAGATTACTAACTAAGTTTATAAGCTCTTCACACGAAGATCTACTCGCCGAGTTTTACTCAAAACTTAATGTTTAG